In Labrus mixtus chromosome 22, fLabMix1.1, whole genome shotgun sequence, the genomic window aatgaattcaaaatCGGTAAATTGTGTTGGGAGGTTAAATAACTCATGTTGTGTGAACAGtactttttaccttttttttatattagaggcagggttggtaattttcaaaaattaGCATGATTtagaaagtagcattccctcagtgctccgtctacaccccccccccgtgctccctcataagccacgccccctcacttacatgaacgagcgccgttgctccagaagtggacctcagctcatctcttgcattgtgtagaaactacgtcgtctcattcagcggtaagtaaactcacagtataaactccgtcatcggtgaaacgctttgagtgtgggctagagcacacaagaggtagagagcgagcagagagacagggaggcatctgattggttcatcagattggtacctcgtggcagacattggttgaagtttttacaggattacaactgctacagatgacggattttcttcgttcctttttcagagaacatgagttattaatgtctatCAGGACCTAAAAttaggaaattaccaaccctgcctttaatgttacCATCACCTTCAACGTTTTCTGAAAACAGAGTTACTTGGGTTAGAACAGAGCGAGAGGGTCATTGTGAGGAAGCAGAAACAGAATTAAACATGCACATTCAGACCCCCCTCTCATCTGAAGTCCCTGTATCCAGATCCAAACAGAGAAGCAGGAGAGCAGCGTGATCCTGACACATAATGTGTCTTTATTACAAAGGGTGACAAACAATATCAAGGCGTCCTTTACAGACACATTTGTTTCATCTTACGCtaacatcagagaacaacatcGCTGCCGCTTACATAATtatctatgactgagctgtccTTGGTAGCACTCTACGATATCCCACTTTAATTagtaataaataaacatgtgttgGAGACATTTCTTGCACTAAGGACAAACTCAAACGTAAATGCAAAACATATTCAGCTGCTggtattttccctttttttttttttttttttaaatctgatattTTCACAGCTTCTtgcttttaatctttttattcCTCTGGTCGCAGGAAGCAGATCCTCgttttaaatcatctttttagTAAGCTGCCCAGGACTTATGCAGTCGAGCCTTTAAAAGGGTTTAGCTTGTTTAGACTGCAACATTGTGGTCGGAATTCTTCCTTCTCTATTTCCATGAAGAAGTCCCTCTTTAACGACAGTTTGTCAGCCATATTCCGAGACTGTAATCCACATTTGCTGTacatatttgatatatttacaCGAGAGTTGATCCCGTTACTCTGCGTCCTGTGACAACAGACACTTTTGTCTGGCCTCCGTGTCCTCGAAGGTGACCTTCTTGTTCCTCTTGGGGTCGATCCAGGAGTTATGGATGACCACATTGTTCGGCGTGGGGTCGGCCTCCACCACAGAAACCACCCTCTtcttcattttacttttcaaaaccTTCTGGAACTTCTGCCGGGTGAAGGCGTAGAGGAGCGGGTGGAAAATGGTGGTTCCGTATGCCATCACCAGGAAGCCCAGGCGGAGGCGGACAGTCAAATCGCTGGGCCCCGTGCTGAGGATGATGGTGTTCAGAACAGTAATTGGAGTCCAGCAAAGCAGGAAGGTGGAGATGATGAGGAGAGACATCCTGAAGACTCGTTTCTGTCTCTCCCGTCTCTCCCGGTGACGCTTCACTGCACGTCGTAGAGCGATAATGACAGAAACTGATGCCCGCATTCCCATAGGTGCGCTCCCCCCTGCCCGCGCCCCTGTGCTGCTCTGAGAAGCGTCCGTGGACTCCGCTTGTGTCGCAGTGCTCAGTGAGATagtgtttttgctcttttgcttctttttagGTAGGTTGTGCTGAAAACGTGTCCCAATGCGGATGTTCAGCGCCTGAAGGATCTTGTAATAAGTCACCAGCATCACCACGgctgtgaagaagaaaatgggGATCTGTGCCAGCAGGTGATAGTACAAACCCAGCTCGGTGTAGTACTCATTAGTATGAGCGACTGTGACCAGTGTAGTCTGGTTCACCAGATCCGAACCATGCCCGACGAAGAAACCTACTTCCATGAAGGGAACCAGGAAACTGAAAACGGACAGAGCCCAAATGGATCCCAGCAAAGCCACAGCTCGTCCCATCGTGAGCACGCGATTGGCCGGTCGGACTGAGATGTCGTAGCGGTCCACAGTGATGGCGAGGACCGTGGCGGCGGTAGCGACGCTTGCAAAGGAGACGCAGGCCTCGTGGAAACAGCAGATCATGGCCGTCTCTGCCTCCAAAGGAAGTAACACCACCACGGCCGTCATTGGGATGCAGCAAACGCACACCTGGAAACAAGACGGAAAGTGAGAAAAATATTCAGAATGCATTTTCTGCTCAAGTTGACAGATGTTAGTGTTGAGCCGAACTAAGTGAAACTTAAACCTTTACTTTGTGGAGCTACGAGGTCGatttaaatgcaaaatccaaACACAACAGACAGAAGATATTGAGATCTGTTTTAAGTTTTCCCAAATTCCCTTTTTGCAATGATGCTCTCAGTGTGTCTCGTGTTATGaatccagtgtttccatttaCTTCACTGGTTTGCTGGTAAAACTTGTGCTGGCTTCAAATTGGTTCAGAAAGATGGACAACGCCTCCTCGACGGTACAGAACAAACCGACAACTCGACTCATCACCGTTTACtattttgcttttgtaaaccCCAATCCCCACATACTCCTTGCGCCCTGCCACACTGGGTACATTTCTGGAATGTGAGAGCAGCTGtacaaacacaatgattgactagagtggcaacGAACTACGGCACATTGCGTGGCGCTGACGGGCCGCGGCGCCCACTTAGTATGTGGGAATTTGGGGTAAGCCAGCTCTGATCTACTATATCATAGTTTAAAGGATGTTCGTCTTGATAAAGTTGTACCTTTGACATTGTAAATGTGATGGATGGTGATGAATCTAAGATCTGACATGGTTAAGTATTTGGTTATCGGGGAACAGGAAGTGATAGTAACAgttacaaaacataaaaccGAGGAGTTATAAACACAATGGATGTCTGAGGAGAAGGTTTTAGCGGAGTCTGGTTTAAAGACGTCGACGGAGCTGAGAGCACGAGGAGGACGAGTGAGTCATTCAGCTGATGAGATTTAATTTGACTGATGATTCAAATCATCAAGGTTTCGGGGCAGCTCGTGTTCCTGTTATAGTCCACTTTCTGAATTGTTACTGACAGAAGCAGATGCTTTGGCTCCTTTTTGAAGTCTTATAAGAAGTCTttcaccgtgtcctaacagcgtGCGACAGTGGATGTTGCATCCCGCACGAACGCACGCTCGCTGTCCAAACTGCATCTGtcaaataattcattttctctcttctctgaaTTTCAGCTTCCCCTTTGCAAACAGTTTGAcatctggtgcttttattttgaaggtggattAACtaaagtgtggtgctttgtattgacgagctgttgactcaaatgaCAACACTCAAAGGCTCGTCAATAAATGGCTCGTAGTTtgcccgaaaaaaaaaaaaaaattctccggtgttgacacacaagtcaaagctcaacatttcaatcatggatatggatattattaatgctcCTTTATCTCCACTtatcaagctgattttgtcgctgacgctcacatgctgttaggacaggctgttaGCGTCCAACCCCTAGGTTTAAAGATCTTACCATCACATCGACCACATGCAGGttcatggtgatgatgttggAGACGGAGCTGATGAGGTTCTGCTTCATGCAGTAGAGAACGAGGACGGTGAGGTTGGAGCTCAAGCCCAAAACTATCTCCAAAAGCAGGAAGCCCGTTAAAGTAACCTGCAAACAAAAAACGAAACATGGCTTTGTTTAGTGGGACATTCATTACTTTTACTCCACATAACCATAAAGGGGATCGGCATGGCGATGCATCATTCATTTTAACACCCCTCGTACATAGGGGGCTGAAGTATTACCTGGAAGCTGATGGGGTAGACGGCCTCAGAGGTCATGTCAAGGTCGTAGGGGTCGGCAGTGTCGAGCACCGTCATGTTGCTCATGGTGGCTGCAGAGATCTGCACTAGGGATGTGTGCATTCTCCTGATGGGAGGAAGAGGCCTGCAGGGCAGATGACACAAAACGTTTTTCAGTCATTTGCCTTGAGGTAAAGAGAGATGGGCATTCTTTTGACATGTTCAGGTGTTTACATGACACCAACAGGTTTAACGTGGTGTGAGTTGGCCCAGTAGCCATTTGGTTCTTGtctttgtcactgacaggctcagattatTACCCACTTGTTTGATACAACACATCGCTGGTTCAAAATTTCAACATTGAACAGATATTTCTGCCAGTTATGAGCCTTTGTGTCACCACTTAATGACTCATCGTGGTGGCATTTCAGACGTGAATGAGGGTAACGTTATCAAAGGTCAAGAGCCAAGTCCCCAAACTGTGATACCTAAAATCTACTTTAAAGTATAGTACcaaaaatggtaaatgggcttgagcttgtagagtgcgtttgtagtcttctgactactcaaagcgctttcacacctacacaccctgattgtagaggctgctgtgtaaagtgaccatctgtattaactcatccattcatacacattcacacactgccaACGATGAAgtagtgggagcaacttggggttaagtgtcttgcccgaggacacatcagacatgatgtggctgcaggagctggggatcgaccCTTGACGTTCCGGtttagagacgaccgactctacacactgagccacagtcgccaAAATGCCAAGTAAATCAATAACAAGAAAGATTAATGACTCACACGTCATCAATTTGTCCCTTACTAATCAGTTCTCAAAGTGCTTGGAAAATGTCCTTCACACAAATTAGTTCCATATTTTCCCTGGATTTGCTGCAATAAATAAGTTTAGCGTCTTAAGAGAGGATTTGATCATCAGTGAAACATTAAAGACGatcatcatcacatcagtgAGAATTCATTT contains:
- the LOC132956608 gene encoding G-protein coupled receptor 22-like — its product is MHTSLVQISAATMSNMTVLDTADPYDLDMTSEAVYPISFQVTLTGFLLLEIVLGLSSNLTVLVLYCMKQNLISSVSNIITMNLHVVDVMVCVCCIPMTAVVVLLPLEAETAMICCFHEACVSFASVATAATVLAITVDRYDISVRPANRVLTMGRAVALLGSIWALSVFSFLVPFMEVGFFVGHGSDLVNQTTLVTVAHTNEYYTELGLYYHLLAQIPIFFFTAVVMLVTYYKILQALNIRIGTRFQHNLPKKKQKSKNTISLSTATQAESTDASQSSTGARAGGSAPMGMRASVSVIIALRRAVKRHRERRERQKRVFRMSLLIISTFLLCWTPITVLNTIILSTGPSDLTVRLRLGFLVMAYGTTIFHPLLYAFTRQKFQKVLKSKMKKRVVSVVEADPTPNNVVIHNSWIDPKRNKKVTFEDTEARQKCLLSQDAE